In the genome of Dromiciops gliroides isolate mDroGli1 chromosome 1, mDroGli1.pri, whole genome shotgun sequence, the window tgcaattgatgggaaacccctcaatttccaattccttgcccccacaaaaagagcagctataaatatttttgtacatgtgggtccttttccctttttaataatctctttggggaatagacccaaaagtggtatggctgggtcaaagggtatgcacagctttatagcccttagggcataattccagattgctctccaaaatggttggatcagttcacagctccaacaacaatgcattagtgttccaatttttccagagcttctccaacatttattattttccttttttgtcatattaggcaatcttataggtgtcaggtggtacctcagagttgttctaatttgcatctctctaatcattagatatttagagcattttttcacatgggaatagatagctgtggtttcttcatcagaaaactgcctgttcatatcctttgaccatttctcaattggggaatgacttggattcatataaatttgatttagttccctatatattttggaaatgagacctttattagaaatactggccataaaaattgtttcccagctttctccatcctttctaattttggatgcattgcttctgtttgtccaaaaaacgttttaatttaatgtaatcaaaatcatccattttgcatttcataatattttctatctcttgtttgatcataaactgttctcctttccaaagatctcaaaggtagactattcctcaatctcctaatttacctatggtattaagtctaaatcatgtatccattttgaccttattttagtataaggtgtcagatgttggtctatgcctaatttctgccatactatcttccagttttcccagcagtttttgtcaaatactgaattcctatcccagaagctggtgtctttgggtttatcaaacactgcattactaatgtcatttactactgttggttttactgatggctttaggtagatactgcttactattttaaggaaagctccacctattcctaagctctctagtgtttttattaggaatggatgctatattttgtcaaaagctttctctgcatctattgagataatcatatgattttggttagttttcttattgatgtggttgattatgttaatagttttcctaatgttgaaccagccctgcattcctggtataaatcccacctggtcatagtgtattatcctattgatcacttgctgtaatctccttgctaatatcttatttaagattttagcatcaatattcattagggaaattggtctataattttctttctctgtttttgctctgcctggttttggtatcaccaccatatttgtgtcataaaatgaatttggtagaactccttcttcacctatttttgtaaataatttgtataatattggaattaattgttctttaaacgtttggaagaattcacctgtaaacccatctggccctgggaatttttttcttagggagttcattaatggcttgttcaatttctttttctaatatgggcttatttaaggattttatttcctcttcagttaacctgggcagtttgcattttcgtaaatatttattcatttcatttagattgtcaaatttattggcatacagttgggcaaaataattcctaattattgatttaatttccacttcattggtgctaacatcacccctttcatttttgataccggtaatttggttttcttctttctttttttaaatcaaattaaccaatattttatgtattttattgtttttttcataaaaccagctcttagttttcttgattaattctatagttttcttgctttcaattttattaatttctcctttaattttcaggatttctagtttagtatctaattggggatttctaatttgttctttttctaattttttaagttgcatgcccaattcattgatctcctctttctcttttttattcacgtaagcagttagagctatagattttcccctaagcactgctttggctgcatcccatagattttggtatgttgtctcattattgtccttctcttggataaagttattgattgtttcaatgatttgttgtttgacctactcattttttagaatgaaattatttagtttcaaattgattttcagtatacttttccatggctctttcttacatgtaatttttattgcatcatgatctgagaagcatgcatttactatttctgcctttctacatttgactatgaggtttttgtgcactaatacatggtcaatttttgaaaatgtgccatgtactaatgagaaaaaatatattcctttctatccccattcagttttctccagatatctatcatgtctaacttttctagtattctattcacctctttcacttctttcttatttattttttggctagatttatctaattctgagaggggaagattcagatcccccactagtatagtattactgtctaattcctcttgtaactcatttaacttctcctctaataatttggatgctatacaacttggtgcatacatatttaatattgatattgcttcattatctatagtgccttttagcaagatgtagtttccttccttttctctttgaatgagaactatttttgcctgtgctttgtctgagacaaAGATcgctacccctgctttttgtaCTTTAGCTGAGACTAAAGAAATACATAtgttttttgagttttaaaagggaaattaatagaatctaaaaaaaaataaaggcagtcTGACTTTAATTCTTAGCAAAATTCTAATGCATGTTATTAAATACATGGCCAGTGATTAGACAAGGGAGTAATGATTGTAAAGAATCAGAATGGTTTCACCAAGAACAGTTCATACTACAAAAGCCTTATTTGGGAGAGGGCTATGAAATTAGAAGGTCAGAAAAATTCTGTGGATATAGTTCACTTAGATTTtagtaaaatattagaaaaatttttCCATACTATAgttgtgggaaagtgggagagatgAAGTTTTGATGGTAGAAAACGTGTATAAATTCAGAACTGACTGAATGGGTGAGCTCAAGGTGTTCCTTAGCACCTTGCAAAGAGGTTTCTAGTAGAATGATGAAAGGATCTCTGCTTGGCCATGAGGTAtctaacatttttattgatgactttgaCAGAAGCATGGCTAGCATGTTTCTTAAATATGCAGATGAATCAAAGCTGGAATAATAATTTATACACTGGATTCCCCaaacaaaatccagaaaaatCTTGGTGGCCTAGATAGAGCAATAGGCTAAATTTAGtgaaataaaattcaataggGAGAATTTTAAAGTCATAATCCAATTTCAGAGATCAACTTGCTAAAAATAATATGGAGAACACAGGACTATATTTTTCTTAGCtcttctaaagaaaagaaaatagagagttTTAGTGAACTTCATCTTAATAGTGTGATGCAACAGCCAACATAATAAAGTAACAATGTAGTGCAAAAAGAGATATGTGACATCTAAAAATAATGAAGTGATTTTCTAATTGTCTAGAGCATtaggttgtgtgttttttttttctcttttggggggtgaGGACGGTGTTTAGACAAGATCTTCACTGAATTACCAACATGTAGTTCAAAAATTCTGTGTGTCTGAAATCTGCAACTATATCTTATTCAGTTTTTCTcccctttaattttaaaatttcattcctatttttttaacTATAGTTGACTCAATAATCTTTGTTATTCATTCTGGTCACATTAATATGgggccaattcaattcaattcaagagaTATTTAACATGTTGTAATTACATGAGAGAAATTATATTGGAACCTGAAGATTCAAAGGTGAAAACTAGCATGGTCCCTGTGCTTGTTTATAAACTCTAGGAGTTTATCATCTTATAGCAGGATTAGGATttgcatacaaataaatataaaaagacaaaagaggcTATAACTGCTTGTGGCTGTCTCAGTTGTGATGGCTTCAAGGTTACTTCAGGGTGCCAGGGCTCTGGAGGTCCAGTCCTTGAGGGCCTGTGGCCCGGCTCAGGCTGTGGCTCCCTCCATTGTGAGCAGAGGAGGTATCCCTTCTGATGAAGAGCAGGCTACTGATGGTGGCAAGGAACGATTTGGATGCCTACAATATGTTAGCTCCAAAGGCAGCTCAGGGGACTACCAAGGAGCCAAACCTGACAAACAAATAGTGGGTTGTATCTTTGAAGAGGAAAACAGTGCAGTCATCTGGTTCTGGATTGACAAAGGCAAGACACAGAGTTGACCTAACTGTGGAACCTATTACAAGCTGGTACCCCATCAGTTGGGCCACTGAGCCCCTGGATTGGTTTACCTGAGATATGATATaatgttttcttccctccaatAAAAGATTAACCATATGCCTGGCtctcccataaaaaaaaagacaaaagagaagtcTGAACAAATGACCATAAGGAGGTTTGAGGAGAAAGAGATAACTTTCATCTGCTGGAGGATCAGGAAATTactatttgattgattgattatttcagTGAGTATAATTTTTCTAGATAAATGTTAGTTTTTCTTAATGATTATTGGTAGTGGGTCTTACATCAGATATAAAACTTTTTAATAATACTGATCTTTTTCATAGTACTTTAtaatttatcatttctctttcactctcgcttgctttctcactctctcactctctctttcactcaCTTCATCTATAAGTGCCTGTGCAATGCCACTACTGTTTGGTTTTGCACCTCCATTAATCAAATACCTGGAATCATAGCAAACCAGTTATTTTTTTGAGGTTTGTAGTTAGTTTCTTTCATtgttaaaacaaagaaacaaacaacacaacacaacatccTAGCTATAAGGAATGATTGACATTTTTCATCAATTATTCTGATCTGTGGAAAATATGAATATTTACTGCCATTTATGATAacatagataaaaagataaaacacttatgtgccaggcactatgctaaccaTTGAGGACACAAATATTCACAAGCAATGCAGTTTGTGCTTTGAGGCTTATATTCCAATGGAAGATCACACATAAAGGCCAACTAAAGCAGAATGATAAAGGAGGGATTCCGATATCTGGTAGCATGTTTTGGACTTGATGGCTGGGAAATGAGGTGGAGGTCAGATTCCAGGTGAAATAAAGGCAAAGCTCACCTATGACAGGATGGTTCCAGAGGTTGGGTTTAGGTTATAGATAGACTATTCTTATGGGGAAAAGATTAGGATAGTTgccaattatcaaaatatttttgtataagtaaATGAAACACTACTGTATACTGTAAAACCACTTTgtatctcaatttccttatctgcaatatagagataataatagtttaCCTCCTTGACAGGGCTGCTGCAAGGTTCAaataataacatatgtaaaaggcTTTTGCAGATATAATACATTGTATTTATGCTAGCTGTTATTTTTGTCAATAATATTGTAAAATCTGACCAATAATTTTAGAGGTATATAGCTCTTTTAAGAAACTTCCTCCActaataataatatgaatattaTAACTTAACAAATTTGTGTAACTAT includes:
- the LOC122750753 gene encoding cytochrome c oxidase subunit 5B, mitochondrial-like; amino-acid sequence: MASRLLQGARALEVQSLRACGPAQAVAPSIVSRGGIPSDEEQATDGGKERFGCLQYVSSKGSSGDYQGAKPDKQIVGCIFEEENSAVIWFWIDKGKTQS